Part of the Arachis hypogaea cultivar Tifrunner chromosome 6, arahy.Tifrunner.gnm2.J5K5, whole genome shotgun sequence genome, tataacgtataaaaaaattaaatacaacaaCAACTAAGCCTTTTTCATTAAgtgggtcggctacatgaatcaaacgacgctatTGAGTTTTATCATGTATCATATCTATAGatagaccgtttacatgtagattttgtttgaccacctcatggatgatcTCCTTAGGTTTTTCTCTGTCTTTCATCCATTGTCCATCTTTCATCTAATCTACCCTCTTGACTGTGTGTTCTGTAGgttttcttctcacatgtccaaaccacttgaGTCGTGATTCTACtatcttttccacaataggtactactccaactctctctctcttatatcttcgtttcttatactatccaatcgcgtatgactacTAATCCATcttaacatcttcatctctgccacacttaacttatgtttGTGCTCCCTTTGGCCGCCCAACACTCTTTGCTATAAAACATAGCCAGTATGATAGCAGTGTGATAGAATttatctttaagttttaaaggcacttttttgtcacatataaaactagATGCATTccgccattttaaccaacctACTTGGATCCTATAagttacatcatgttcaatctctccattattctGTATGATGcatccaagatacttaaaacctCTAACTTTTCGTacgatgttttctccaatcttcacctctgtaATAGATTTTTCCTTTGGCGGCCGAACTTACATTTCATATATTCTGTCTTACTATAGCTTATGCGCACATCATACACTTCtcgagcttctctccataaatctaactttttatttaggtcttctgttgactctcccataaggatgaTATTATCGGCAAAAagtatgcaccatggcacaggctcttggatatgcTCTATGAGTACTTTCAAGACCaatgtgaaaaggtatgaacttaaggatgatccctggtgtaatcctatactaatagaaaattcctctgtcacaccacctttaGTCTTTACACTAATTGTAGCCCCATCAtatatgtctttaattgcacaaatatatacaattctttctttttttttttccaaaatctttgtaacaccctaacttttagcacctcatgattgtACTAAAAACGCATCAATGATCTTCTTAGGgcttcctctgcctttcaccccttgtccatcttccatatCATCCACTCTCCTGACTTGGTATTCTGtcagtcttcttctcacatgtccgaACCACTTGAGATgtgattctaccatcttttctaCAATAGATGCTATtccaactctctctcttatatcttcattccttattatatccaatcgcgtatgaccattcatccatctcaacatcttcatctctaccACACTTAGCTTATAtttgtgctcccctttagccgcccaataCTTTGTACCATAAATCATAGCCGGTCtgatagcagtgcgatagaatttatctttaagttttaaaggtacttttttgtcacatataaaaccagatgtacTCCACCATTTAGACCAACCTGCTttgatcctatgatttacatcctgttcaatctctccattatcctgtatgatgcacccaagatacttaaaactcttaacttttcgtaggatgttatctccaattttcacctctatattagagtTTTTCCTTTGCAagccgaacttacattccatatatttcgTCTTGCTACGACTTAtgcacagaccatacacttctagagcttctctccataactccaattTCTTATTtaagtcttcccttgactctcccataaggacgatatcattcGCAAAAAGCATGTACCATGGTACAAGCTCTTTGATATGCTCTAtaagtacttccaagactaatgtaaaAAAGTATGgatttaaggatgatccctggtgtaatcctataccaatataaaattcctctgtcacaccaccttgagtcttcacactagttgtatccacatcatacatgtctttaattgcacgaatatatgcgatccttactctcttcttttctaaaacTTTCCATAAGACTTCCATTGACATCCTATTGtatgctttttccaaatcaataaacactatATGTAGATCTTTTTTATTACTATGATACATCTCCATCATTCTTCTTaacaggtatatcgcttcagtggtagagcTGCATGGCATaaaaccaaattggttctctATTACTTGTGTCGCTTGTCTCAACCTCCGTTTTATCActatttcccataacttcatggtatgacttATGAGCTTGATTCCTCTATAGTTTCcgtaactttgtatatcccctttATTTTTGTAGATAAGTACCAAGgtactctttctccactcatttgTAATCTTCTTAGAccttaaaatctaattaaaaatcttGGTTaaccaactgatgcctttctctccaaggcccttccaaacttcaatcgggatattatcgaGTCCTACTGCGCTGCCATTTTTTATCCGCTTTAGAGACTCTTTTACTTCGAAGTCtcaaatccttcgatagtagtcgaagtttgatcttcttccctcatGCATAACCAACCAAGGCTCGAAAGGGTCttctgtccttcattaaataactcgtaaaagtagctcttccacctttaattgatcttctcctcttgagctaACACCTCCCCATCTTTattctttatgcacttaacctgatacaagtctctcgttcttctttcatgACTCTTTgcgatcatatatatatatttttttctcattctttAATGCCTAAGGACTGGTAAAGactctcatatgctcttgttcttgcttcgcttacagccacttttgttttttttttagccgccttatattttttccaattatctgcattgcggcacaaagaccactctttaaagcatacCCTTTTTGCCTTTATCTTTTTTTATACACTTGCAtcccaccaccaggactccttgtctcttggtcctatccctctagattcaccaaaactttcttttacttttactgttcttctaataacttctgccatctttttccacatctcttccgcgcttccgttcccatcccactttgcctcttcttctACGCATCTTAGGAAACTTCTTTGTTATTCACCTTTCATCTGCCACTACCTCGTTCTTGGATTCTTCGTATGatatcttttctttcatttttgttcaACACGAAAATGCATGACAAgcatcctatgttgtgttgttaaactctctcctagaataattttataattaatgcaaaattttcggtcgactctcctcaataAGAAGAAGTCGAtgtgagagcttgtcatgccactcttataggttataagatgttcgtctctctttttaaaatatgtatttgtGATGAGGAGATCAAAGATTgaagaaaagtccaaaatagttttaccctcggtatTGACCACCCCAAAatcatggcctccgtgaatatttctatatccagtcacttctcttccaatatggccatttaaatctctttctaagaaaatcttatctcccgaaGGTATGTCTTAGACTAAACTCTCGAGATCCTCCCAAAATCTTATCTTGTGTTGCTcttccgaacccacttgcggtgcataggcactaatcacatgaaaagtacCTCCTTCCACCACaggtttgatagagatgatctgaTCTTTCACCCTTTTGACATCTACTACCTCCTTTTTTCACTTCTTATCCACGATAATACTTATCCCCATTCCTATTCTTTACCTTTTccgtataccaaagtttgaactcAGAAGTATCTAACTCTCTAATCTTCGCaccaacccattttgtttcttgtaggcacatgatgttaatcttcctccttgtcatggtatccATTACCTCCATGgattttcctgttagagtgcctatgttccatgtcccaaatctcaaccccgatctttacctttttctttgtgaactagcttatttatcTTCGTCCATTCACGGAAACATGGGAACCcttactcatttaacactacacctGGGTAtcgatgcagcggctcttactTATTTGACACTGTGCGCGAGCCATACAGCGTATTGCTTCTGGACAACAACCTAATTTTAGCGCAATAACGTCTTTGATCTATGTCATGAAGATTTGACTAAGTTGTTATGTTGACTGTCGAAGACTTAACACAACTCTCTTCCTTTATCTGaacttgggaccggctatgtattACAAGTATAATATAGGCggagttaaaaaattaatttataattaaaattaaataaagactattaaataattattaaaaaaacttaaaaaatatgtttgttatAGAGACCATTTAATAGTTCAAAACGTTTTAGATAAGGGAATGAAAGTGGGTAATTGGAACATTCAAGTATTCAACTTTTTGGTCTCAAGATTAATTAAAGTATAAGTCTAATAACACGGCACAACATCATGTTGAGGCAGCATTAATGGAGGTCCCGCTTGAAGGCATAAAAGTGGTGGTGTTGTCAGTGTGCTCACAGTGCCATAAACATTCCAGCAAAAGGGGTTGGTCAAAATATGGCCTTGTTGTGAAGGAAACAATTCCACTTGAGAAAGCATAATATCTGTGCATGGAACAGAATCACTGCATGCAAAGCGCATAGGGAAGCTTCTGAAATCGTAAGTGCCTCTTATGTTTGAGTATGACACATTGGACACTGAAACCGCAGAGGTTTGGTTGATGCAGTTCTTTAAGGGGCAATAGTATTGGTCTATGATGATTGGGTTGCGGACATTGTCCATGTGCATGCTCTCGAAGGTTACCATTGACACTGAACCTCTTCCACCTTGCCATGTTTTGATCCGAACACCATTATCAGAGTTCTTAATAACTGACTCACTCACTGTGATGTTCCACACACAAGCTCGCGAGTTGTAGTTCCCTAGGCTCCCAATGCTGCAATCAAATACCACTTATTAATCCATAGTTACATGGAACACAATAAGTTTTGGtatagaaataaaatataatatatcacATACTtacatgtaaaatattttacgtgAAAAATATACTCATGACTTTCATGTAACTACGAGTAATCATAGTACACATTAGAGTCAACGTTACAAGATTATTTATTGTTCTTAgcattttttgaaagattttaaaCTCTGAGTAGTCCATGCTTGTGACCCTTATGGTAACTAGCTACTAGTGAAGTGTACCTAATTCCATGACTTGGACCACACTTGATATTCTTGATGTCCACATTGTAACAACCGGCTCCAATGGACACACAGTCATCACCTGTATACAGTGATAGGAATGAAGACAAACAAGGGCAGTATAGGGATTgacaagttttaaattttgatagtTTTTTGAATTACCATTGGAAATGAGTGAATTGTAAATCCTAACATTGTTTGTGTTCTCAATGTGAATCCCATCAGTGTTGGGGCTCAGAGCAGGTGATCTTATGATAAGCTTTTCAATATGTACATTTTGGCAATCTTCAAATCTGAAATGGAATTTTGGACTGTTCTTAATTTTTAGTCCTTCTATTCTCAAATTAGAACTCATAAAGAACCTTATGGCCTGCATAACAAGGACTCAAATTTCATTCATAAGCTCCTCAAATTATGTGCcactcaaaaaaaataaaaaatcaacaagaTTCAGTTATTAATATGTGACTTACCACAGGACTATCACATGGACCTGGTAGTGTTGTTCCATTAATACCCTGTTCAATGGAAATGTAAGCACAGAAATATTAAACCTCAAAAggtaaagagagaaagaaaaatgggAAACTATTTACTTTGTGAGGCTTGCAAGGGAGGTTCCACCATTTCTCTCCCCTGCCATCAATAAGACCACCTCCCTTCATTGTCAATCCATTGATTCTATAGAAAACCAGCCATTGTTTCTTGCTTTTATTCTTCGGCCATGAATCAGGTCCATCGGGTGGCATAATAGTACCTTCAACCTTTATATTAATGGTAAAAATATTAAAGCACACGTCATATATTTAGCCATGTACTAATAGTAACAATATTTTGCAGAAAAATATTAATATGACATAAGGACATTACCTTAAAAGTAAGGCCAGATACACAAGGCCCTGTGAATATAGTAGATTGTATCATGAAGACATTACCCTTGGGAACAAGGAGAATTCGCGATTCTTCGGCTCGACATGCTGTGTCCCAAGCCAACTGAAATGCTTGTGTATCATCAGAGACACCATCCCCAACTGCACCAAAAGATCTTACATCGAAAACAAGAGATCTTTCGACAATTTCACCAGTTCCCTCAGGTGATGGAGAAGGAGAGAATGAGACAAGGGACATTGAAAGCCTACCATAAATTGGGAGAAATAACAAACATATTACTAATATTAAGAAAACTTGAGTTCTGAACAGAAAGAATATCATGTTTATAGGTTAAGCTTCTAAGTAGCTAAGTTTGAACAATCAAACATAGTATTAGTTCACTTGGCTATTTAGAGTGCAACATATTTGGCCACTATATATACTATCTCATTGCTAGCCATAAAAATTGAGTTAATACTGTGTTTGAACATTGATTGAACCACTGGGATTTTGAAACAAGCAATGTCACTATCATTGGCTACACATAGACACAGTTAGTGGGGCATTATGATTTATGATCAAAGAAACGAGGAAGCAGGGTCAAGCTTATGCAGTAAAATGAGTGATCACTATAGTGATTAGTGATTTGCTAGAATGGTTTGGAATGAAGACACTTCTAAACTATCTTAGCACCATCTTTGAGCTTAGTGGAAGCTGCTTTTCTTGTGGATGGTTGAGTCTTACATTGTAATCATCACACAAAACTGACCACTCCGTTTGGGGAGTAGAATCGCACTCTGATTCAGCAAGTTGACTCCACAAGTGAGGATTTGCCAacctttcattgttattgatagtCTCGGGTTAGTTTATAAGATCTGGTTGTATGGACATTCTCTCATGTTTTTAGCTAATAATACACATTTCGTTATTCTCAATGGAAACATTTGTGTAGACTACAACTCTCCTGTTAAGATCAACGTTGTTATTATTGTACATTGACACCACTGAAACTACTAAGCTATTCTAGTGACTTCTACATTGTTTGACTAGGATATGACTAAGAGAAAACACGTTACTTGAATTTGCAATGCATGTTGGGCAAATCAAATCTGTTTATAAGTGAAAAATGTAGTCTAGTTTGTTGCACTATGATTAGTAAATATAAACTATGAATAGAAGAATATTTTAATCAACAACACATCACATTAAGATCCCCATGATAGTAGATACTAGATAGATGGGACTTAAAACTCTTCACAGTTGTTGAACTTTTGAATGTCTTCACGAACAAGACACTACTTGTCTCTTCTTGAAACAATGATATTCAAAGCACTTGCTTTTGTCCCAAGATAATCGAGACAACAGAATTGTAATCAGAACTAACTAACATGGAGAGCATAACTAAGTCTGCCACCCCATCATTGTATCCACAAATATATAACACATGACATTTTGGTCTTCTATTCGATGTTACAATCTGCTGTTGTACATGAAAACACGGTCGGTGTTCCTCTGAATACCCATCAAGCATTGGGTAAAATATTTGAGTACCGATATATATCTCAATCTGTTTTTACAAAGACACCGAACATACAACAAAGATAGGCAAATGGAACAAATTTCATAGAACAACATAAATAGAGGAAACACGGAGTAGCATTCGTATGTAGACCGCAGATGCAATTTTGTtccattttatgatatttttatcacAAGCCGAGAAACGGGCATTGCTTCCTCGCATACTCTGGAATCAATTTCACCAATACCTCCGCTGGAACCCCCTTCAGTTCTGGTGCACAAGCAGAAAATAAACCCAAACAATCAGCCAGAACTATTGATGGCAataaagtcacaaaaacaatgacaTAATTTGAATTATTATCATACCATGAGCTTTGAAATTGAATAATGGTGGAAGGAAACGACCATTTGGTAAGCGAGCATTTGGATCACGAAGTTCATCAAAGAAAGGATGGGTCAAGGCATCTAACTGCACCAGTTATAGACAAAATAAGAACCCACTATAAAACTTAAGAGGACGGGAGACAACCATGACTAATTAGATTAGAAACTATAGAACTGCCATACAGTTTGTGGACCATTACATAATAATGGAGAGTACTAGTTCCAGATTAGGATACAATTCCAGAACTATTAGGCCTGCTAAGAAATCATATACTCACAGCTGAGCAACGCAGATTAGGTGAGTATTGTAGTAGTCTTGAGACCAAATCAACAGCTTCTGGAGGCATGCGCTTATGGAATATCTGGTAGTAGCAAATCAATAAATTTATGTTACGATGTGTGCTAAACAAGAGTAGTTAACAGATATTTTGGTGCAGTTagcaatattatattataaaacagAAGCTATTGAATCTACCTTGTGCCATGGATGTGCTTTAATCTGTGGGAATTTAAATTCTGTATAGTTAGGGTTCATGCACTTAATCTCTTCCCTTGTTGGAGTGCCCAGAACCTATTGAAACAACAAATGGAACATTTATTTACATGTCATGGCAAATCAGCAAGGCTACTCAACAGTGACAGTTCTTTATCAATTGCATGATATGATGTTACAAGTTACAGCTTTAGTTAACATAACCCATCCAAGTCTACCAATTTCAAAGGATGCAATGCAAATTAGGAAAAAATAGCAGCATTAACAAAcaaccaaaaaaattagaaagattaCTTTGATGATCTCAACAAGTTGATCAACTCCACTCTCACCAGGGAACAAAGGctggaaaaggaaaaataaatttcgtTATTATAGATgccaaatgaaaaataaaaagaactccAATCAATTGATACTAACCTGTCCAAGCAGAAGCTCAGCCAATACGCAACCAACAGACCAAACATCAATAGCTGTGGTATATTCAGTGGCTCCAAATATAAGCTCAGGTGCTCTATAGTATCTAGAACATATGTATGATATATTTGGTTCACCTTTTACCTGTCAAGATCAGACCAACAAAGTAAATGTAAACTGTTGTAAATAGGACAGCTGATGAAGCTCTAAGGTGAATGTTGAAGGagaaaaaacacataaaaaaCGTACCAAGACTTTTGCACTCCCAAAGTCACATAATTTAACCTGGTGGGTATGTGGATTGACCTGGACAGAAAAGCTTTCAGTCAGCAATAATAGAGTTTGAGATGGAAATAACCCATTTTTGCTACAGCAAACACTGTGAGAACTGAAACACAAGTGAGAAAAATATAATCAATGAGAAGATATGGTAAATAACACTCATACTAATAGATTTTGAGGCTTGATATCCCGATGGCAGACTCCAATGCAGCGATGTATATAAGATAGTGCCCTAAAGATCTGCAGTATAATAAGAAAACCAATAACACTTCAGAATAGAGCTTACTACAGGAAGGAGAACACATGATCtcgaaatagaaaataaaaagccCTTGCCCAAACTAAAATGCAATGAAATTAGTATACTGCTATTTTTAACAAGTAATTCAACTTTGTGAACTGGTATCCATGAGTCAATCAATTGTAGGAAGCAGCAACTTTCAGCAAAGTGAAGATTGAGAATTAACACCTTTTGTCTCAACTGACCTTATTAAAAAGATTGTTTGATTTTAGGTGTCATCCACTTTTCTTTTAAGTAAGGCATAATAAACATTTTCACAATACATATGACCATAATTATGCTGAAGAAAATGCCAACTCAAATGGAATGGATTTGAAAGGAAAGTATTGCAGAGATCAGGCTTCTAAATTCCTTTTTATGttcataataatatttaaatactaAATACATTTCATTTAACTAGTTGCAACTTGTTCATCAAGATGAGATTATGATTtattaaaaagaacaaaaaaataagaacCGGGGTAGCATGCTTTTAAGATTCATCATTAATGTTCAATGCATGCTCCAAAACTTGAGCAAAATCAAGGTATAGAACTCTAGAAAATAATCTATAACATTAACAGTTTAAGACAGATATTCCTCAGTATACAACTGATAAAGGGATCACAATTAAGCATACCTGGTACGTATAGAGTTTCACATATATTAGTGGCATCCTTTGGCTCAACTTGTTGTAATGTTTGATCACACGGCTAACtgtttcaggaacatactctagTACCAAATTAAGGTATAGTTCATCCTTTTCAGTGGTTGAAAAGAAACAATGCTTCAAAGAGACAACATTTGGGTGGTCAAGCAGACGCATTGTCTGAAGCTCCCGATTCTTATACCTCTTATCTTGAAGAACCTTTTTGATAGCTACAGTTTCACCAGTCTCCAAGCATTTAGCCTACACAATTACAAaggccaaaataaataaataaaatcagcATCAGAGGCACATTGACATTGCATTTGAAAGGCCAAACGATACATCATCCAGTACACAGTATAGGAATCAGCACCTGGAAGACAACCCCAAATGATCCATGCCCAACAACCCGCTCTGCCATGTAACTTATAGTCTGAAACATTAAGAATTAAGAAAGGTGTTCAATTAATCTACCGCAATAAATGAGCATTTATGTTAAAAATGGAATAATAATTTACAAATACAgttaaataaatcaaaacaaaataaaaatgtttgggAGACAATAAAAATCAGTATAAATCAGCCCAAAGTTACCTTATTTTGCATTCATGATTCATTAATTACCGTTGTAATAGGTAATATTAAATGAAATAAGTGTGTAATAATAGATGTTACATGCATGAAATTATGAATGTCAGATTAAATGAGATAACTTTAGATTATTGTCTCACTAGTATTGCCGAGAAAATGTTTTGAGAGACAATGTTACCTTATTTTGCATTTCTTAATCACCACTTACCTTATTTTGTATTCTTTAATTACTGCTAGAATAATTGAGTAATTTCAGATGTAACAAGGGTGTAATTAtagatgttatatatatatatatatatatatatatatatatatatatatatatatatatatatatgaaattatggatgttagttaaataagataagtttggGTTATTGTCTCCTTagcattttcaaaataaaagatgaagatgaaaataaaaccctaatataTGATATATTAACTATATCTATATCCTAACGTATGGGAGAGGATATTTACCAATGACAAAGCACAACACAAACATGTTGAAGACAGCACACAGTTGTGCTATTCACTGTATAAAAATTCAAGTCAGCATGCAGTACAGCTGGCATAATAACCAAATCTTGAGGATAACACACTTTTGATTTTAAGGATAAacagaataaattaaattaaatctcatgcaaatccCCACACTCCTCATCACAACATCTATAAAAGACAAGATAGGGGAAAATAacatattcaaaaaaaataaggTCCCCAAATGAATTAAATTGTTTATATACTAGCCTACATCATCCAAGCACCATGTCAACACAGCAAGTGAGACAATAAACTAGTTATCAGCTAGATTATTTAAAGCATTCCACAGATATATCAGGGGAAAAAGATAGAAGGAGAAGATGTACCTGCTTTGGTTGACCATTTCTACCACCAATAGTAGTTACAATAATATGGCCGGTCTCCGTtccattgccatcaacaactgtAGCTTCCATTTCCTGCAAGATGAACCAAACCATAAAGAACTAAACTCTGAAActtaaaaacacaaaacacaaaaaGAAAAGGGATATTGTGCCAAGAAATTAACAGAGTGTAGTGGCATACCTTATCATCCCTAATTTTCATATCGTTCATCTCTTCCGGCAATCTATCAACGCCGCCACCTGATTCTCTCACGCCTGATGTTGGTGCCATACCAACAGACGCCATATTCAGGTTCTTCCCTCACTTCCTTGCAACTTCTTCAACAGCTCAAAACTCACTCATCTGCCTTCTAGAATCAACAGCaacaaaattatcttttttaatttttaatcaaagCAAAACTAAATAAATGAGCATGAAACTGAAGCAAAAACAGTAAAGTACCACCTTCTACGCACAGAAAACCTAAGTCCAAAAATACATGAAAACAATAAATGCAATTTTTTCCTTCATTTTCCCATTGAGTGAACTTCAAAGATCCATCCGTAGGAATCACAAATCCAACGAAAAACACCTCGTCGCAACACCcgccaaaaaaattacaaaatttaaaaaaaaattccccAAAAATGAAAAAGAGATCCTAATAGCAGAACGGAGGTGGAAAACCCGATCCGAGTGCAGAAAAATTAATTAAGAGAAGTATTGCGACTTCAGCTCAGGGAAAAAGCAAAAGATAGAAGTTATATCGGTTAGAGGATCGAAAGTAGAATTgaggaaagtaaatggcataaaagcaAAAAATGAAACAAGTAATAAGAaagaggaaggaaatataaatatataatagaatataaaatatacctTGGGAAGCATAAGCATAAGCATAAGCATATTATGTTATGTAATGAAAAtgtaaatgaaaatgaaaatgaagatGAAAAGCGAAGGAGGTTTGGTTGTGAGGTGGGTTAGATCGAAGAAGGTGACAGACAGGTTCGTTGGTTGGTTCTCTTTAGTTTTATGTTTATGAAATTTGTGTGTGAGAGACTCTGCATTTTGCAAGAAAGACAAATAGTGTTTCTGCTTTA contains:
- the LOC112695604 gene encoding polygalacturonase At1g48100-like → MIFFLFRTQVFLILVICLLFLPIYGRLSMSLVSFSPSPSPEGTGEIVERSLVFDVRSFGAVGDGVSDDTQAFQLAWDTACRAEESRILLVPKGNVFMIQSTIFTGPCVSGLTFKVEGTIMPPDGPDSWPKNKSKKQWLVFYRINGLTMKGGGLIDGRGEKWWNLPCKPHKGINGTTLPGPCDSPVAIRFFMSSNLRIEGLKIKNSPKFHFRFEDCQNVHIEKLIIRSPALSPNTDGIHIENTNNVRIYNSLISNGDDCVSIGAGCYNVDIKNIKCGPSHGISIGSLGNYNSRACVWNITVSESVIKNSDNGVRIKTWQGGRGSVSMVTFESMHMDNVRNPIIIDQYYCPLKNCINQTSAVSVSNVSYSNIRGTYDFRSFPMRFACSDSVPCTDIMLSQVELFPSQQGHILTNPFCWNVYGTVSTLTTPPLLCLQAGPPLMLPQHDVVPCY
- the LOC112695605 gene encoding shaggy-related protein kinase alpha, which translates into the protein MASVGMAPTSGVRESGGGVDRLPEEMNDMKIRDDKEMEATVVDGNGTETGHIIVTTIGGRNGQPKQTISYMAERVVGHGSFGVVFQAKCLETGETVAIKKVLQDKRYKNRELQTMRLLDHPNVVSLKHCFFSTTEKDELYLNLVLEYVPETVSRVIKHYNKLSQRMPLIYVKLYTYQIFRALSYIHRCIGVCHRDIKPQNLLVNPHTHQVKLCDFGSAKVLVKGEPNISYICSRYYRAPELIFGATEYTTAIDVWSVGCVLAELLLGQPLFPGESGVDQLVEIIKVLGTPTREEIKCMNPNYTEFKFPQIKAHPWHKIFHKRMPPEAVDLVSRLLQYSPNLRCSALDALTHPFFDELRDPNARLPNGRFLPPLFNFKAHELKGVPAEVLVKLIPEYARKQCPFLGL